The Cryptomeria japonica chromosome 9, Sugi_1.0, whole genome shotgun sequence DNA segment ATAATAAAAAGaacaataatataaaaaaaatctatttgaaaaaTTAAGCAACACATATGTAAACAAGAAGAAAATGGATTTATAAACTTGAGTGAAAGTGCTTTGGTTTCCCTaataaaatgatttgaaaaaaaatcaatacaaaTCTAAAAATATGCAtgtgaaatttgtcaaaaaatacATCCTCTTCTAACTTAAGACAAATATTATACTATTTCAACATTGTATTTCCTTTTCTcaataaatatttatttccaaaaacATGTTATGTATAGCTCCACCTACTTTATGATTTCTTGTAAAAAAGACTTCACATAATTTAATTTTACATGGCTTACATACCGAGAATAATTCTACATGACCTCCAAATCAAAACATTTATGATGTCAATTTGATTAGGATCTATCAACTCATATCAAACTCCATCTTTGCTAATTTAAGTCTGGTTTAGGTTTGCAATCTCATATTTGTTCTATAAAAATAACTAGTTGAAACACTGATTAGATTTTGGCAAGACAATCACACTTCCTACAAAGGCTTCACAAACTTGGTATCCTATTACAACAACAACGACAACCATAACGATAGTAGTTTCAGTAACACACATCAAGCTACTacaaaattattttaatttcaaaCTTTTTATCTCGACTCAAACACAAACTAAACAATGAGAAATGCAATACATCTcttgttattattattaaataatgtATCATAAAAGACTTTAGTATTCTTGATAACttgatatataataataataataataataataataataataataataataataataaatttattcaaattCTTATAATTAATACTCATTATAACACTTTTAGATATCTTTAAACACAATGATTGATATTAATATtgatatataattataaatttattcaAGTTCTTATAATGAATACTCATTATAACACTTTTAGATATCTTTAAACATAATGATTGATATTAATATtgatatataattataaatttattcaTGTTCTTATAATTAATACTCATTATAACACTTTTATATATCTTTAAACATAATGATTGATATTAATATtgatatataattataaatttattcaAGTTCTTATAATTAATACTCATTATAACACTTTTAAAGAAATATCTTTCAAATGACTTCTTCCATATAATTATTTAAAACCTTTTTAACTAAACAAAtacataaattaattaaaaaaataaatataaacaataGATATCTAGCCTAGGTACCATTTGATAGTACCTCTCAAGTACTGTCAGTAGTTAAATCAATAAAAACTTCGTTTGCTGAAGGATAGCACGGTTAAAATCCCTCCCAGGACATAGGAGTGGTCGTAATTATTTCAaggtaaaaatttaaaaattatacaaGTCTTGTCGAATTGCATTATTGACGACAAATAGCCGCTGCTTTGACGGCTCTTTTCCGTCTTATCTTACCCATGGCCCGAAGACATTTTTGACGGCAAAGTCCCGTCAACTGCACTCGCGAATCCCAATAACCAGTTAAAATCAGAGATTTCTGCATAAAGGCCAGGCCACCGCATTTGCTTTGGCAATATATTTGTTGGAAGAAGAGACGAGCGGCattgcacatcaaaacaaagcAATAGTGCACGAGAATTAAGCATCTACAGTAAGGATCCTATGCAGTCTTCAGAGCTGATTGCCCCCACTGTCTGTAGGTATGCTAATCATAATCATCGCGAGCTTGTCAAGTCACATTTATCAATCCCTGCAATGTACATTGCCGTCTACTGTTTCTAACCTTTTTTGTCTACTTTTGTATTGATTTGCATGTTTTGCGGTATCAACTTTGGCATTTATTGAAGGGTTGAGGGCTTTGCACATGGTAACCTGCGCAGAGCTTCAGTTTCAGGTAGATTTTCTTTATTGCATTCAAAAAAAGGAACAAGTTCTGTTTTCATTGTGAGATGAAACTTTGAAGTTTTATTTAAGCTTTTACTGATATTTACTCAGTAAGGATTTCTTAATCGTGAACTTTGAAGTAAATTTATTAGCTTTTAAGGATCTTTCTGAGCTCTTTTTTATTTGTGTCATGTTGTGTAAGGCTTTTGCTGTATTTTGTTATATTTGCTTAGGATTTTCTTGTTTTTAAAGGTTTTTAATcattatttgaaattaaaaatgTTCTTTATTTGTTAAATGAGACGAGTTTTCTAAATCTTCGGGGATTTTATGAAGGAGAGCTTTGTTTAGATATGTTGTATGTTTAAAATGTATAAATGTTGAATGCTGTATTAGGTAGACTGTTACGTCCAATTTTGTTTATGTGTGGTATATTTTGAAGTAGCAGTATAGATTAGACCAGGTGGAAGTTCCAGGTGAATTTTATGGAAGAGAGACCTCTTGCTCATAGCATCTAAACCGAAGGTCATCCTGCATTGTAAGAGTTTATTAAATCTATCAGAAGAAAAATGctcattattttaattaattttgttttgaAAGTCGTTGGCTGAGAGTTCTATTTCAACTAAATTAGTTTCCCTCAGATGAGTGCAGAGGCAGCTCTCTCAGTGGATAAAATTTACATGCATTTTTTGAGAAAAGCTCATGAAAATGTTAAATATGCGAGGTTCAATGTAATTTTCTGTAATATTAGTGTAATTTTTTCCGCCTGGGGCCTTTGATAGCTACtgctatttaattattttaggatACGAGATGTTTTTCTTCAATTTTGCTTGAAAGTGTATGATTTTTGAGAACTTAGTTGCAACATGCAATTCCAATATTTTAGTATATGATTCTTTGTTTTGTCATTTCTTTCTCAGAATGGTTAATGCAGTACTTCGCAGTTTACATATAATGCTCTGAAATTCTTGTGTAATTTTGATTGTTTGAGATCGTTTCTTTTCAGAAAAAGTACCATGAAAACATCACAATTTGGTAAAGGTAGTTTCCTAAGGACTTTATCTCAAGCTTTTGTATTTTGACAGCTCTGAAGTGGGTTAGTTGTACTAGTATATGTTACTATGTTCTTTTTATTTCGGTTAGTTTATTAAAAAATTGGTTCATTGATATTGAGTGAGGTAGCTTATTCAAGAGTCAAAAGTTCGGAAACTTTTGTGCTGACTATGCTGAAGAGCATGGACAAAATATGTGATGCGTCAAGTGGAATGCAACATTCTGGTGTAGTATTTTTTAGTATATATTTAGCTTTCTAGGTTTGAGTTCTGATAGTTGTGTTGTAGAAAATATTCATGTCATGGACTGCTTGGTTTACTGGATATGCCTCTGGGTCATCTTTGGACGTTTCAGCTTGCTTCCAGAAgttatattttcattattttttatttgactgtCGGATGCTCCAAGTTATGTTTCTAACATGCAGGGTTTTTGTAAATaattcttcttttcttgttgtaAACTTTGTTCCGAATCTTCTACTAGATTGCCTTAATGCGTTTACGACATTTACTTGAATTCTTTCTTAATCTTTAGGTTTTTGTAGTGCATGAATTTCTGTTTTTGGTTTTTGCACGAATATGCTCTACCAGAGTTCACGTATAATTCATAGCTTGTTCCTCTGTATTTACTAGGTTGAGCTGTTCAAGGCACCTTAATGCTCCATATGTCCTTAAATACATTACCTGCCTTCTAACAATTCCTTCCCCAACTTATTACTGGCTTTTTGTGAAGTGCGTGGTCTATGTTGTGTCCACATCAACTTCGACTTTTTGTATATGTAGGTGAATGTGTGGGGAGCATTGATGCTGtatattttgatatatatgtagCTCTTAAAAATAAATAGTAATTAAATAGAGAGAAATATAACACATGCACTGAGCATATTAAATCAAAGTTGTCCATAGAGCTAGGAAAATCATCATTGGCAGCAACAACAACTTTTATTGTGTGTAGGTGGATGTGTAGGGAACGTTGATGCCAgaaattttgatatatatgtaacTCTTAATAATAATTAAAGAGAGAGGATATAAAACATGCATTGAGCATATTAAATCAAAAGTTTCTATGGAGCTAGGGAAAGTCAACAACACAGCAGCAAAAACAACAACAAAGGGAGCACCTGAAATCTTTCGGTTACCTCTTCGTACACGTATCAGATCCATGTTACAACAGCGTTCCATGATCTCATAGCCAGAGAGGTAGCCAAAAGACTTGAGGTAAACAATCTCACTACAGCATAACTGTAAGAACATAGGGATTGGCACCTCGACTCTTTTGGTTACCTCCTGGTACACATAACGGATTCATGTTAGGATGGATCTTACTATTgttactctttttcttgttgtgtTCTTCTCAAGTCAAAGCTTTATGATTCTGCTCAACAGACATACAAAATAAGCATGTTAACACGTATTAAATATGTTAACACCTTTGTACTGATGATTTATGCATTCTCTTTCAATGATTGTTGCCAACTTTTCTGTTTGATACCAATTTTTTGTGGTCATTTGGTGTCTATTTTCATGGAAACGATAAAGAGCTTCGTTGTGTTGAAAATTTGAACATTTTGTTTGCTGCTCTTTTCTATGGCTTCTCCAAATAACTGCAGAGTACTGCTGGCGCTCTTAATCTTCAGATTTGTCCAGTCATTGCCAACTGCAAGTTAGGCCACTTTTGCTAGAGAGTATTATTTTTGATGAGTGCTTTTGTTATTATTTGAATCTCAAAGCCACTTTGGACTAAATATGGCTCTAGAGTATTTGATTATTTTAAGCATCTGCTATTTTCAGAAATCAATAAAATCCAAAGGTTGCTGTTCAATCTAGTTTAAGCAACTCATTAATCAAGTTGACTTATCTTACCTTCCAAGCAATTTGTAAGCATCCATTTTCTTGTCCTTTTTAAAGATCGTGTAAAATTTCTGTTTTGACTGATTTATTTTGTGgtgttaaatattttgaatttttttctctctCCTTTGTTGTAATTTGATTCAGATTATGGGCTTGCATGGtgttgcaattatagtgatctctgaTCTAGTGTTTTCTTTCCCTATGTTTGTTGTCTTTTTAATGAATGCTGTTTTAAGTTCTGACATGTGCTTTGAGAGTTTGATCCAGCAATAAAACTTTCCTTTTGAGATTGATTCATTGTATTTCCTTAATGCCCTTATTTTATTATCATTTGATCAGTTAATATCCCATTGTGGGGTGTTTTGGCTTAGATGCGGTGACTGAGGCGTATCTCCTTTCAAATTCATATAGGACTTGCAGTTTGCCTTATTTTTTGTGGTGCAACCATCACAGAGATTGGATGTGGCGGTTTACCTCATTTAATATTAAACGTTTTTACATTTTAAGCATGCAACATGTCTCTTGAGGGTTTGAACATGTCTCCATTATGAATTCCCCCGGCGATTCACTAGTTAAGCTCATCCCATTTGACTAAATGTTAGGTTAAACATTGGGGTGGAACTTGTAGAGAACATGGAGGTGGGCTTGGGTTCTTAATATGTTTACTCTCAACTGTGCCTCAAGGTGCCTCTTTGGCAACACATAAGGGCAGGCTTAGGTCCAAGCACTGCCATAAGTTCAACTCCTGCCTCCTGGTGTTTCTATAGCAACTACAAGGTGCCTTGCATGTGGGAAGGGAACTTGGATCCATAATTTGAAACTCATCATTCCTTACCACTTGCCCCAAACCTGTTGAGTTTTTATTAttctaataattataattattagaaTATTTATAATAATTCTCATGCTGAATTCACTGCAAACCATGGTCTGGTATTCTTTGATAGTAATGAGCTTTAGTTCCTAGTCAATGCCTCTTTGGTTTGGATCTTAATTTGAGGTcgatgctttctatgttgtggcaGATTGTGCTCATCTGGACGTGGATATGTTTTGAGCTGACATGTCAGTGAAGTTGGAAATTTTTATGTAAGGTGGAGAAAGGAACTGCTTAATAAACAAACTGAACAGTGAGAATACAGCCAAAAAGGTTCAGTCTCGTCGTCTTCTTTAAAGAGAAGCTCTTATCAGTAATGGAATACAAGCAAGTGGAGGATGTTCTGGTAGCTACCTTAATTTTACTGAAAAGAACTTAAACAATTTGAGGTTAATAGCTTAATGCATGTTTATTTTCTGTATCTGTTTCATAGGTGAGTGCAGAATTTCGTATTACATTATTTTTGTAGGTTAAAAATGGCATCCACTAATGAAATGATGTTTTTTTGTCTTGAGGTGCAAAAGAAGAGCAAAAATATAGAAGTAGATAAACTAGAACTTGTTGCGGACCTCAGACATGAAGGTAAATTTGGTTTTCCAATTTCATGTTCGGTTTTCTTGTTTGTATTGCTTGGGTTTGCATTTACGATCTTGTACTCCATTTGAACTTATTCATACTAAAATTTGTAATTGAATGGATGACTTGTtccttttatttttttgcaaacctGCTGGAGAAGTTTTATAGAAATTTTTTGGGTTTCTATTGTTACACTATTGGTTGCAGGTTTAGAAGATTTGCATGGAAGCAATGAAAATGATCATTCTATGATGTCTGTATCTATTTGTTCATTGGAGAAACCTTTTTGTGAAGATAGGTCCTTGATGGACTTTGCATGCAATGAGAAAGTTACAGATTTGGAAATGGCAACTCAAAGTTTGGCAGCTCAAAAAGGTTCTCAATCTAAAGGAAACCAACTTATCAATCTCAAATTGCAGAATTTATCAAAGTCCATTATTGCACAATACCCAGGTAATTATAGTTTTGTACAAGCAATACGACCCTTTGATGATGATGGTTTTGGTTATGAGAGTGGTCATGACAGTGGCAGTAGCTCTAGTTTTGAGTTTCACAAAGGGAATAGGGCGTTTCACAGGTCAGTTTTGGGATCATTTTCAAAATCAGTCCCTTCTAAATGGGATGATGCAGAGAAGTGGCTGGTAAGTCATTCTTGTGCAAATGATCATGACAAAAAGAAGTCAAAACCTCCTGCAGCAGGTCTGTTCCAAGCTATTTCCACACAGTCTTCAAGAAAAGGGTTTGCTGCCAATCAACTGGGGCACCGAATGAGTATTACAAAGGGTGTATCATCAAATGCTTCAGTGGTGTTGGCAGACCATGTGACTGTTGAGGAGGGTTTGTATCAGGATGAAGGGGAAACAAAGAAGATTGATTCAGAGTTTGACTTTATGCACACAACCTCACACACTAAGTCAGTAAATTCAAAGGATTTTTTAGATTGCCATCCTTCAGAGGATGCTTTCAGTCGAAATCCACATTATCAGAAAGAAGTCAAGGATGATGAAGCATTTTTAAAGACTTCACTTCAAAGTCTAAAACCTATTGCGGATCCAGCTAGTAAGTATGGAACTTTAATAAATGGGAAAATCAAATATTTTGTTTGCTAGATTAAACTTTCCCTCCATTATTTTTGCTAATTGAATTATGATTAATAAGTTGATATCGGTAGTTTTTCTCTGTCCTCTCCATCACAGATTTGGATGACTGATGCAAATAATGTGCTTATAGAGTCCTTGATTTGTCTGGTAATGTGTAAGGTATTATGAAAACATGAACTTTCTCTGGTGCAGTTGTTTCTAGCAAGCATGTTTCTATGAGAGACATGGGAACGGAGATGACCCCAATTGCTAGTCAAGATCCCTCAAGAACTGGAACTCCTATAAGAGCCACTACACCCGTGATACAGAGTCCTCTTACTTCTCAACCATCTACTCCAGGAAGAGGTGCATCGGAGACTCTACTAATGGAAGTGGCAGAAAGTGAACTCGGGCATAGAGAGAAAGGAAGAACCATGTTTATGGGTATAGACTTCCAAACAAAGGACGGGCAGGAAATTATGCTCCCTGGAGCACATCTGGAGAAAGCTGATGTTGTAGACTGGGCTAGTAAAGAGGAAGAGGAGAGTGATGCATCAAAATCACTTAAGAATATAGATTTGGAACAAGCTAAGAGGTACATATGGGAAACTCGAGCAACAGCATGGCAAGAGGCCGAACAAGCAAAATATACAGCCAGGTTCTCTTGTTTGTAAACCATTTTGGTGTCTTTTTAAGTTTAGATGCAAGTGATTCTTTCAGAATTTTCTGTCGAACTCCTCCTGTATTATCAGCCCAGAGTGATTGTTAACCATTTGGGTTTAGGACAAGTTTTTGCCATTGTGtctgtttattttttattatataagtgGCTGTTTACCAAACCTAGGTTATGCTTTCACTATGATTTATTCCATATGGTGCAGTTTAGTTCCTTTTTATCAAAGGAAAAAATATCACTTTTACTAGATTTCTGTGTTGTTCTTCCACCACTTTTTTCACTAGAAGCATGGTTATGGCTTTATTTATTGCCAGGTACAAAGAAGAAGCAGCTAAAATTCAAGCCTGGGAAAATCATCAGAAAGCAAAAGCTGAATCTGAAATGATGAGAGTAGAGGTACTTTCCACTTCTTTAAACCATAGTTTATTTGCTTGATGTGCCATTATTAATGGTATGATGCTCTTTTTAAGTATGCAATCATTAAATTGCTAATAAGGTTAGAGTTTAATAGAACTTGCTCGTATGTCTTTAGAAGGGTAAAATTGTATTCAAACACTGTCGGCTGCCTTGTAATAGTTAGATAGCCTTGCAAGTTGGTATTTATAATTTTATAGGACATGATGGAAACTAAGAATTCCATTGTGCACTATTACATGACAACCATATCCACTATTATTAGATATCATTTTCACATTGCATATATGTTATTCACTTTAAGTGGCTTGGTATGCACACATTATTTTCATTCTAAATTTGTACAACACATGCTTGGAAACTGGTTGGTAAGTTAAAGAATTAGAGTGATCTTGGTATGCAGCCAGCTAAACTTGGAAACAGATCCCACAATATTAGAAAATACATAAGTTTGAAACATTTGCAATCGGAAATTTGTGAATACATGCATTTATAAAATGTTTGACTCTTCTTAGTTTTCATGCAGGTGAGTCAAGTTTGTAGAGTTAAATCCAGTTTAACAGGGCCATTACAAGTTTGACTGAACCTTGTTGAGTTTCGTAGCTAGGGGCCAAGCCAAGTTAACTCAACAAGTTTTTGCAGGAatagttattatttttaattcaagCAACTGTTGAGGCTGAGACTCAGTTTCTTTGAGGGATTCTATTATAATTCTCGCACAATATATCACTTCACATAACATCTTGTATCTTAATAGCTTAGTTTACTGCTAGCACAACTAGAGAAACTAATGTTTGATTGACTTAAATCCCAAGTCCATAACATTCGTAAATTCAGGTGCAATTAATTGCATCTTATGACTGTGAATCAAAGTATGGACATGAAATTCAGCAAAAGCATTCCTTTAAGAGCTTCTtgatagcaattatcatataaaaACTAATGATCTGGTAAAATTGCATCATTATGTTGCCCATCATGCCATTATTGCACCAGAAAAACACCAGATATTTAGTTTCTACAAATTTTTGTATTATCTTTCCTTCGACTTTCACACCATGTTCAGCTtgtaaataattgaaataaataataaagtccAATGGTTGACCTGCAAGTAATAAAAAGTATCACAGATAGAATTCAGCTTGTTGCCATTCTGGTCGTAAATTTGGATTGGATTCAAGCACACCTAAAGTTCACTTATTTCCTTAAATTGAGAATTTGACTTTTGGAAATTTTCAGTAATGTTAACCAAATGTTGTAGACTTGTAGTTTCATTATTCCAATCAATGCAGCCAAAAAAAGTGTAGTTATTTTATTGGTTCTCTCTGTATAAAGGCTTCTCAGTTGGTGAAATGATGAATGAGTATCAGCAAAGAGTCCACGTGTCTAAAGCTAATGGGAAAGCACTAGCAGAAGCAGTGTTGTACTTAAACTGGAGCATGAAGAGAATTTCAGCACTCTGCAGAGTTTTGTTGTAACCAAAAAGGAGGAAGGTCTGTGGCAAAGGAAGAGAATTCGGGAACTAACTTTCAAGTGGAAGGGGATTGTCATGAATATTTATGTAGGCATCATAGATAGTTTGAACTTTGGTTTACATTATGATAAAATAGTTGAAAAATTGGGTCTCAAGTTTTCACCACATTAAAATCTGGATAAGGTTTTATGGTTATAGAAGTTTAGAGTTGTAGTGAGTAAACAATGCCATTTTTATTGTTTACCATGGTGAGGTAATATCTGATGCAATGCTCATGAAGGCATGCAATGTATCCTTgtgaagaccttggcaatttgatataAGTGTAGTCTAACTGTATATGATGGGAAAAAGAGCACCTTCACTTCTCGATTGATGGGAAGAAGTTGGAATTGCTGctgaaaaaggaaaagaaggagaaggcAATAAAATAATGTTGATTTCAGCAAAAGGAGTTCGTGGGAGAAATTAGAATGCCAAAGGTTTGTTATGCCTTGATTCCCACACAAGAGAAGATTGCAGTTTAGCAAAAAAATTAGCAGAAGTGAAGATCTCCTTGGAAGAATATTAGGACATTTTCTTGGAAGGATTAGCTACAGGATTATCACCATTGACATGCCATTCTTACAGTTTGAGtagtgattttttttaataaactttGGCTTGATAATGCTTTAAAGCCTTACCAGCTTTGCCTTTGTTCACCATTCACATCTCTGCATAGTTTTGTGCTGTGCATGCCTGCCCATATCACAGTCTCTTTTGCAGTAGCAGTAGAACCCAACCTAATTTTCCTACAAAATATCACATCATGCATTGCATTTGTGCCCAAGATTTTTAACTTTGATTAGATGTATTATCTGTATCCAACATCCTCCAGTCAATTTCCACTGCTTCAGGTAGGCACCTAAATGGCAACCCACCAGCAAGCATATAGAGAAACTAACTGATTTTGGTTTTGCAATGAATGTAATTCTAGACATCCTTAGAAGCATTCCACAATGATACTGTGATACATAGGGTAGTTACCAGACTCATACTTGGCAAAAATACATGCACAGATTCAGCAGTTTGAAAAAAGAACATCATATTTTGAGTTTTTTAAAGGATGCAATGTCCCTAAATTTTTATAAAGTGACTtgattaaattaattgattaagttgtccaaataattaattttatttctgaaggatgactttaattaattaatttgataaaaaataaactgaaaataataaaattaaaaataagtcCCTTTacttaaatttgacaaatatgaaaaGTATTTAAATTTCTCCAGCTGTCACAAAAATATGGAATGTAAATGGAAT contains these protein-coding regions:
- the LOC131072035 gene encoding uncharacterized protein LOC131072035 isoform X1, whose protein sequence is MEYKQVEDVLVQKKSKNIEVDKLELVADLRHEGLEDLHGSNENDHSMMSVSICSLEKPFCEDRSLMDFACNEKVTDLEMATQSLAAQKGSQSKGNQLINLKLQNLSKSIIAQYPGNYSFVQAIRPFDDDGFGYESGHDSGSSSSFEFHKGNRAFHRSVLGSFSKSVPSKWDDAEKWLVSHSCANDHDKKKSKPPAAGLFQAISTQSSRKGFAANQLGHRMSITKGVSSNASVVLADHVTVEEGLYQDEGETKKIDSEFDFMHTTSHTKSVNSKDFLDCHPSEDAFSRNPHYQKEVKDDEAFLKTSLQSLKPIADPAIVSSKHVSMRDMGTEMTPIASQDPSRTGTPIRATTPVIQSPLTSQPSTPGRGASETLLMEVAESELGHREKGRTMFMGIDFQTKDGQEIMLPGAHLEKADVVDWASKEEEESDASKSLKNIDLEQAKRYIWETRATAWQEAEQAKYTARYKEEAAKIQAWENHQKAKAESEMMRVEVKVERMKSHAHEKLLYKLAASQQHAEQKRATAKARQDGQAAKITERADYIRRTGRMPIPFFCCTFCF
- the LOC131072035 gene encoding uncharacterized protein LOC131072035 isoform X5; this translates as MEYKQVEDVLVQKKSKNIEVDKLELVADLRHEGLEDLHGSNENDHSMMSVSICSLEKPFCEDRSLMDFACNEKVTDLEMATQSLAAQKGSQSKGNQLINLKLQNLSKSIIAQYPGNYSFVQAIRPFDDDGFGYESGHDSGSSSSFEFHKGNRAFHRSVLGSFSKSVPSKWDDAEKWLVSHSCANDHDKKKSKPPAAGLFQAISTQSSRKGFAANQLGHRMSITKGVSSNASVVLADHVTVEEGLYQDEGETKKIDSEFDFMHTTSHTKSVNSKDFLDCHPSEDAFSRNPHYQKEVKDDEAFLKTSLQSLKPIADPAIVSSKHVSMRDMGTEMTPIASQDPSRTGTPIRATTPVIQSPLTSQPSTPGRGASETLLMEVAESELGHREKGRTMFMGIDFQTKDGQEIMLPGAHLEKADVVDWASKEEEESDASKSLKNIDLEQAKRYIWETRATAWQEAEQAKYTARYKEEAAKIQAWENHQKAKAESEMMRVEVSQVCRVKSSLTGPLQV
- the LOC131072035 gene encoding uncharacterized protein LOC131072035 isoform X2, with translation MEYKQVEDVLKSKNIEVDKLELVADLRHEGLEDLHGSNENDHSMMSVSICSLEKPFCEDRSLMDFACNEKVTDLEMATQSLAAQKGSQSKGNQLINLKLQNLSKSIIAQYPGNYSFVQAIRPFDDDGFGYESGHDSGSSSSFEFHKGNRAFHRSVLGSFSKSVPSKWDDAEKWLVSHSCANDHDKKKSKPPAAGLFQAISTQSSRKGFAANQLGHRMSITKGVSSNASVVLADHVTVEEGLYQDEGETKKIDSEFDFMHTTSHTKSVNSKDFLDCHPSEDAFSRNPHYQKEVKDDEAFLKTSLQSLKPIADPAIVSSKHVSMRDMGTEMTPIASQDPSRTGTPIRATTPVIQSPLTSQPSTPGRGASETLLMEVAESELGHREKGRTMFMGIDFQTKDGQEIMLPGAHLEKADVVDWASKEEEESDASKSLKNIDLEQAKRYIWETRATAWQEAEQAKYTARYKEEAAKIQAWENHQKAKAESEMMRVEVKVERMKSHAHEKLLYKLAASQQHAEQKRATAKARQDGQAAKITERADYIRRTGRMPIPFFCCTFCF
- the LOC131072035 gene encoding uncharacterized protein LOC131072035 isoform X3, encoding MEYKQVEDVLSKNIEVDKLELVADLRHEGLEDLHGSNENDHSMMSVSICSLEKPFCEDRSLMDFACNEKVTDLEMATQSLAAQKGSQSKGNQLINLKLQNLSKSIIAQYPGNYSFVQAIRPFDDDGFGYESGHDSGSSSSFEFHKGNRAFHRSVLGSFSKSVPSKWDDAEKWLVSHSCANDHDKKKSKPPAAGLFQAISTQSSRKGFAANQLGHRMSITKGVSSNASVVLADHVTVEEGLYQDEGETKKIDSEFDFMHTTSHTKSVNSKDFLDCHPSEDAFSRNPHYQKEVKDDEAFLKTSLQSLKPIADPAIVSSKHVSMRDMGTEMTPIASQDPSRTGTPIRATTPVIQSPLTSQPSTPGRGASETLLMEVAESELGHREKGRTMFMGIDFQTKDGQEIMLPGAHLEKADVVDWASKEEEESDASKSLKNIDLEQAKRYIWETRATAWQEAEQAKYTARYKEEAAKIQAWENHQKAKAESEMMRVEVKVERMKSHAHEKLLYKLAASQQHAEQKRATAKARQDGQAAKITERADYIRRTGRMPIPFFCCTFCF
- the LOC131072035 gene encoding uncharacterized protein LOC131072035 isoform X6, which encodes MEYKQVEDVLVQKKSKNIEVDKLELVADLRHEGLEDLHGSNENDHSMMSVSICSLEKPFCEDRSLMDFACNEKVTDLEMATQSLAAQKGSQSKGNQLINLKLQNLSKSIIAQYPGNYSFVQAIRPFDDDGFGYESGHDSGSSSSFEFHKGNRAFHRSVLGSFSKSVPSKWDDAEKWLVSHSCANDHDKKKSKPPAAGLFQAISTQSSRKGFAANQLGHRMSITKGVSSNASVVLADHVTVEEGLYQDEGETKKIDSEFDFMHTTSHTKSVNSKDFLDCHPSEDAFSRNPHYQKEVKDDEAFLKTSLQSLKPIADPAIVSSKHVSMRDMGTEMTPIASQDPSRTGTPIRATTPVIQSPLTSQPSTPGRGASETLLMEVAESELGHREKGRTMFMGIDFQTKDGQEIMLPGAHLEKADVVDWASKEEEESDASKSLKNIDLEQAKRYIWETRATAWQEAEQAKYTARYKEEAAKIQAWENHQKAKAESEMMRVEI
- the LOC131072035 gene encoding uncharacterized protein LOC131072035 isoform X4 — its product is MMSVSICSLEKPFCEDRSLMDFACNEKVTDLEMATQSLAAQKGSQSKGNQLINLKLQNLSKSIIAQYPGNYSFVQAIRPFDDDGFGYESGHDSGSSSSFEFHKGNRAFHRSVLGSFSKSVPSKWDDAEKWLVSHSCANDHDKKKSKPPAAGLFQAISTQSSRKGFAANQLGHRMSITKGVSSNASVVLADHVTVEEGLYQDEGETKKIDSEFDFMHTTSHTKSVNSKDFLDCHPSEDAFSRNPHYQKEVKDDEAFLKTSLQSLKPIADPAIVSSKHVSMRDMGTEMTPIASQDPSRTGTPIRATTPVIQSPLTSQPSTPGRGASETLLMEVAESELGHREKGRTMFMGIDFQTKDGQEIMLPGAHLEKADVVDWASKEEEESDASKSLKNIDLEQAKRYIWETRATAWQEAEQAKYTARYKEEAAKIQAWENHQKAKAESEMMRVEVKVERMKSHAHEKLLYKLAASQQHAEQKRATAKARQDGQAAKITERADYIRRTGRMPIPFFCCTFCF